Proteins from a genomic interval of Streptomyces sp. Tu6071:
- a CDS encoding enoyl-CoA hydratase/isomerase family protein → MTVLFDVDESVATLTLDRPPMNALNVAVQDRLHELADEITRRDDVRAVVIRGSEKVFAAGADIKEMRDMSHKDMVLRSRALQEAFTAVARIPKPVVAAVTGYALGGGCELALCADHRVAAENAKLGQPEILLGLIPGAGGTQRLARLVGPSRAKDLIFTGRQVRADEALRIGLVDQVVPAEEVFAAAHAWAARLAKGPALALRAAKEAVDSGLETDIDTGLALERTWFAGLFATEDRETGMRSFVEDGPGKAHFG, encoded by the coding sequence ATGACTGTGCTCTTCGACGTCGACGAAAGTGTCGCCACCCTCACGCTCGACCGGCCCCCCATGAACGCGCTCAACGTCGCCGTGCAGGACCGGCTGCACGAACTCGCGGACGAGATCACCCGCAGGGACGACGTGCGGGCCGTCGTGATCCGCGGCAGCGAGAAGGTCTTCGCGGCCGGGGCCGACATCAAGGAGATGCGCGACATGAGCCACAAGGACATGGTCCTGCGCTCGCGCGCCCTCCAGGAGGCGTTCACCGCCGTCGCGCGCATCCCGAAGCCCGTCGTCGCCGCTGTCACCGGCTACGCGCTCGGCGGCGGCTGCGAACTCGCGCTGTGCGCCGACCACCGCGTCGCCGCCGAGAACGCGAAGCTCGGGCAGCCGGAGATCCTCCTCGGCCTCATCCCCGGCGCCGGCGGCACGCAGCGCCTCGCGCGCCTCGTCGGCCCCTCGCGCGCCAAGGACCTGATCTTCACGGGGCGCCAGGTGCGCGCGGACGAGGCGCTGCGCATCGGCCTCGTGGACCAGGTCGTCCCCGCCGAGGAGGTCTTCGCCGCCGCGCACGCGTGGGCCGCGCGGCTCGCCAAGGGTCCGGCGCTCGCGCTGCGCGCCGCCAAGGAGGCCGTGGACAGCGGCCTGGAGACGGACATCGACACCGGCCTCGCGCTCGAACGCACCTGGTTCGCGGGGCTGTTCGCGACCGAGGACCGCGAGACCGGGATGCGCAGCTTCGTCGAGGACGGGCCGGGCAAGGCACACTTCGGCTGA
- a CDS encoding L,D-transpeptidase, with translation MSGRPTAYAGAGWLRGSGGGARALPALLLGVLLLLVTACSGGGDGGGTGTDGKDGGKVRPSPTLSQAVVTVAPKDGAKDVDTSGVLKISASKGKLTEVRVADTKGTEVAGDIVRGGTAWQPELHLAASTTYKVHAVAKDAHGRASAKDTTFTTLVPKNTFIGRFTPEDGSKVGVGMPVSLNFSRGITDPKAVERGIKVTAEPDVEIRHKWYGNDRLDFRPEKYWAPGTKVTLTLALDGVEGRPGVYGEQAKTVRFTIGRSQVSYVDARAHTMRVTRDGKTLKTIPITAGAPNSTTYNGQMVISEKYPVTRMNGDTVGYGGEYDIPDVPHAMRLSTSGTFVHGNYWAGPGVFGNQNASHGCVGLRDARGGGDSSTPASWFYNSSLIGDVVVVSHSDDKQIQWWNGLNGWNLPWGEWQS, from the coding sequence GTGAGCGGGCGACCGACGGCGTACGCGGGTGCGGGGTGGCTGCGGGGGAGCGGTGGCGGGGCGCGGGCCCTGCCCGCGCTGCTGCTCGGCGTGCTCCTGCTGCTCGTGACGGCGTGCAGCGGGGGCGGCGACGGCGGCGGTACGGGGACGGACGGCAAGGACGGGGGGAAGGTCAGGCCGAGCCCGACCCTCTCGCAGGCCGTCGTGACCGTCGCGCCGAAGGACGGCGCGAAGGACGTGGACACGAGCGGGGTCCTGAAGATCAGCGCGAGCAAGGGGAAGCTCACGGAGGTCCGGGTCGCCGACACGAAGGGCACCGAGGTCGCGGGGGACATCGTCCGGGGCGGCACTGCCTGGCAGCCCGAGCTGCACCTCGCCGCTTCGACCACGTACAAGGTGCACGCGGTCGCGAAGGACGCGCACGGCCGCGCGTCGGCGAAGGACACGACGTTCACGACGCTCGTCCCGAAGAACACCTTCATCGGCCGCTTCACGCCGGAGGACGGCTCGAAGGTCGGCGTCGGCATGCCCGTCTCGCTCAACTTCTCGCGCGGCATCACCGACCCGAAGGCCGTCGAGCGCGGCATCAAGGTCACGGCCGAGCCGGACGTCGAGATCCGCCACAAGTGGTACGGCAACGACCGCCTCGACTTCCGCCCGGAGAAGTACTGGGCGCCGGGCACCAAGGTGACGCTCACACTCGCGCTCGACGGCGTCGAGGGCCGTCCGGGTGTCTACGGCGAGCAGGCCAAGACGGTGCGCTTCACGATCGGCCGCAGCCAGGTCTCCTACGTCGACGCGCGGGCGCACACGATGCGCGTGACCCGCGACGGCAAGACGCTCAAGACCATCCCGATCACCGCCGGCGCCCCCAACAGCACGACGTACAACGGGCAGATGGTCATCAGCGAGAAGTACCCGGTGACCCGCATGAACGGCGACACGGTCGGCTACGGCGGCGAGTACGACATCCCCGACGTCCCGCACGCCATGCGCCTGTCCACCTCGGGCACCTTCGTGCACGGCAACTACTGGGCGGGGCCCGGGGTCTTCGGCAACCAGAACGCGAGCCACGGCTGCGTCGGCCTGCGCGACGCGCGCGGCGGCGGCGACTCCTCGACGCCCGCCTCGTGGTTCTACAACAGCTCGCTCATCGGCGACGTCGTCGTCGTCTCGCACTCCGACGACAAGCAGATCCAGTGGTGGAACGGCCTCAACGGCTGGAACCTGCCCTGGGGCGAGTGGCAGAGCTGA
- the glgX gene encoding glycogen debranching protein GlgX has product MTSAAEQEETGRRQPGTDPGRPPTTAGTGHGPPPRPARPAALARDVAWPGAPTPLGARWHRGPEGRTGTNFALWAGGAEAVEVCVFDEEGNERRVRLAECSDQIWHGFVPGVAPGTRYGYRVHGRWDPWTGARWNPAKLLLDPYARAVDGDFRLPAEVYGHVRDWPEQHVADTVRDDRDSAPYVPKGVVVHDESPAAEWIDDRRPKTPWADTVLYEVHVKGFTMRHPGIPEHLRGTYAGLAHPAALAHLKRLGVTAVELLPVHQFAHEDHLLRRGLTNYWGYNSIGYFAPHAAYASRGTRGEQVGEFRDMVRALHAAGIEVILDVVYNHTAEADERGPMLSLRGIDNRGYYRLQQDARRYRDFTGCGNTLNVVQPQVLRLLTDSLRYWVGEMGVDGFRFDLAAALARAGRDGEEQRFDMLAPFLAVIAQDPVLRRVKLIAEPWDVGSGGYQVGAFPPLWAEWNDRFRDAARDFWRGALPDVRDLGYRLSGSSDLYAWSGRSPQASVNFVTAHDGFTLRDLVTYDHKHNEANGEGNRDGTGDNRSWNHGAEGETEDAGIRALRRRQLRNHLTTLLLSTGVPMLVAGDELGRTQGGNNNAYCQDNGIGWLDWSLLDAPEWRAQCALVARLVALRRAHPVLRRRSFFTGRALFADGRRDVAWFTARGEELTEDDWYAPGRSLGMYLSGRDLPARDAGGAPVVDDSFLLFLHAGPEPVGLTLPGPPWAASYEVVVDTAAEDQEEAPGTVHAAGATVRVEGRSVVVLRVREGDRP; this is encoded by the coding sequence GTGACGAGCGCAGCCGAGCAGGAGGAGACCGGGAGGCGGCAGCCGGGTACGGACCCGGGGCGGCCGCCGACGACCGCGGGCACCGGGCACGGCCCGCCCCCGCGCCCCGCGCGCCCCGCGGCCCTCGCCCGCGACGTCGCCTGGCCCGGCGCCCCGACGCCGCTCGGCGCGCGCTGGCACCGGGGCCCCGAAGGCCGCACGGGTACGAACTTCGCGCTGTGGGCGGGCGGCGCCGAGGCCGTCGAGGTGTGCGTGTTCGACGAGGAGGGCAACGAGCGGCGCGTGCGCCTCGCCGAGTGCTCGGACCAGATCTGGCACGGCTTCGTGCCGGGCGTCGCACCCGGCACGCGGTACGGCTACCGGGTGCACGGCCGCTGGGACCCGTGGACGGGGGCCAGGTGGAACCCGGCGAAGCTCCTCCTCGACCCGTACGCGCGCGCCGTGGACGGCGACTTCAGGCTCCCGGCCGAGGTCTACGGGCACGTGCGCGACTGGCCCGAGCAGCACGTCGCCGACACCGTGCGCGACGACCGCGACTCGGCGCCGTACGTCCCCAAGGGCGTCGTCGTGCACGACGAGTCCCCGGCCGCCGAGTGGATCGACGACCGCCGCCCGAAGACGCCGTGGGCGGACACGGTGCTCTACGAGGTGCACGTCAAGGGCTTCACGATGCGGCACCCCGGCATCCCGGAGCACCTGCGCGGCACGTACGCGGGCCTCGCCCACCCGGCGGCGCTCGCGCACCTCAAGCGACTCGGCGTGACCGCCGTCGAACTGCTGCCCGTGCACCAGTTCGCGCACGAGGACCACTTGTTGCGGCGCGGGCTCACGAACTACTGGGGGTACAACTCGATCGGCTACTTCGCGCCGCACGCCGCGTACGCCTCGCGCGGGACGCGCGGCGAACAGGTCGGCGAGTTCCGCGACATGGTGCGCGCGCTGCACGCGGCGGGCATCGAGGTCATCCTCGACGTCGTCTACAACCACACCGCCGAGGCCGACGAGCGCGGCCCGATGCTCTCGCTGCGCGGCATCGACAACCGGGGCTACTACCGGCTCCAGCAGGACGCGCGCCGCTACCGCGACTTCACCGGGTGCGGGAACACCCTGAACGTCGTCCAGCCGCAGGTCCTGCGGCTGCTCACGGACTCGCTGCGGTACTGGGTCGGCGAGATGGGCGTGGACGGCTTCCGCTTCGACCTCGCGGCGGCGCTCGCGCGCGCCGGACGGGACGGCGAGGAGCAGCGCTTCGACATGCTCGCGCCGTTCCTCGCCGTGATCGCCCAGGACCCGGTCCTGCGCCGTGTCAAGCTCATCGCGGAGCCGTGGGACGTGGGCTCCGGCGGCTACCAGGTGGGCGCCTTCCCGCCGCTGTGGGCGGAGTGGAACGACCGCTTCAGGGACGCGGCGCGGGACTTCTGGCGCGGCGCGCTGCCCGACGTGCGCGACCTCGGCTACCGCCTGTCGGGGTCGAGCGACCTGTACGCGTGGAGCGGGCGCAGTCCGCAGGCGAGCGTCAACTTCGTCACCGCGCACGACGGCTTCACGCTGCGCGACCTCGTCACCTACGACCACAAGCACAACGAGGCGAACGGCGAGGGCAACAGGGACGGCACCGGCGACAACCGCTCCTGGAACCACGGCGCGGAGGGCGAGACGGAGGACGCGGGCATCCGCGCGCTGCGGCGGCGGCAGCTCCGCAACCACCTCACGACGCTGCTCCTGTCCACCGGCGTGCCGATGCTCGTCGCCGGGGACGAACTGGGCCGCACCCAGGGCGGCAACAACAACGCGTACTGCCAGGACAACGGGATCGGCTGGCTCGACTGGTCGCTGCTCGACGCGCCGGAGTGGCGCGCGCAGTGCGCGCTCGTCGCGCGGCTCGTCGCGCTGCGCCGCGCGCACCCGGTGCTGCGCAGGCGGTCCTTCTTCACGGGCCGCGCCCTCTTCGCCGACGGGCGGCGCGACGTCGCGTGGTTCACGGCGCGCGGCGAGGAGCTGACCGAGGACGACTGGTACGCGCCGGGCCGCAGCCTCGGCATGTACCTCTCGGGCCGCGACCTGCCCGCCCGGGACGCGGGAGGCGCGCCGGTCGTGGACGACAGCTTCCTGCTGTTCCTCCACGCCGGCCCCGAGCCGGTCGGCCTCACGCTGCCGGGGCCGCCGTGGGCGGCGTCGTACGAGGTCGTCGTGGACACGGCGGCGGAGGACCAGGAGGAGGCGCCGGGGACGGTGCACGCGGCGGGGGCGACGGTGCGGGTGGAGGGGCGGTCGGTGGTGGTGCTGCGGGTGCGGGAGGGCGATCGCCCTTGA
- a CDS encoding ABC transporter ATP-binding protein, with amino-acid sequence MIAVLASCVGLVVPLVLKAIVDGPVADHDPGGVWLGALGLLLLGITEAVLFGFRRWLVARPLAGVEAELRRDLFGRLQRLPTSFHDRWASGQLLSRATTDLMMLRMFLAFPLTFLLVNGVTIGVGVVILVIQDWGLGLLLLVPVAPLVPLCTYFERRYSTAARQAQDQIGDVTTLVEESVLGIRVVKGFGRHRSQARVFRARAKELRATELRKAHLLAWIWGVITTLPELAIVTALVLGTIRVADGDLSAGTLVAFLSTALALRWPVESIGFLLAMCQEAAAAAERYFEVMDERPEEDVPAPAAAARAEVRAGARGAADGLRFHGVGFRFPDAAPDAPPLLDGVDLHVRPGETVALVGATGCGKTTLTHLVPRLYELSEGRITLDGEDITAMPRERLRSLVAVAFEEPTLFSASIAENVLMGAGPDAGTKDLARALDVAQAGFVKDLPHAESTEVGEQGLSLSGGQRQRLALARAVVGSPPFLVLDDPLSALDVATEAAVEAALRRVLEGTTALVVAHRPSTVQLADRVALLSDGRITAVGTHHQLLRENAEYAWLMSGAERALEGQA; translated from the coding sequence GTGATCGCCGTGCTCGCCTCCTGCGTGGGCCTCGTGGTGCCGCTCGTGCTCAAGGCGATCGTGGACGGCCCCGTCGCGGACCACGACCCGGGCGGGGTGTGGCTCGGGGCGCTCGGGCTGCTGCTGCTCGGGATAACGGAGGCGGTTCTCTTCGGCTTCCGGCGCTGGCTCGTGGCGAGGCCGCTCGCGGGGGTCGAGGCGGAGTTGCGGCGGGACCTGTTCGGGCGCCTCCAGCGCCTGCCCACCTCGTTCCACGACCGGTGGGCCTCGGGCCAGTTGCTCTCGCGCGCGACGACCGACCTCATGATGCTGCGCATGTTCCTCGCCTTCCCGCTGACGTTCCTCCTGGTCAACGGCGTGACGATCGGCGTCGGCGTGGTGATCCTGGTGATCCAGGACTGGGGGCTGGGGCTGCTGCTGCTCGTGCCCGTCGCGCCGCTGGTCCCGCTCTGCACGTACTTCGAGCGCCGGTACAGCACCGCGGCGCGGCAGGCGCAGGACCAGATCGGGGACGTCACGACGCTCGTCGAGGAGAGCGTCCTCGGCATCCGCGTCGTGAAGGGCTTCGGTCGGCACCGCAGCCAGGCGCGCGTCTTCCGCGCGCGGGCGAAGGAGCTGCGGGCCACGGAGCTGCGCAAGGCGCACCTGCTCGCGTGGATCTGGGGGGTCATCACGACGCTCCCCGAGCTGGCGATCGTGACGGCGCTCGTGCTCGGCACGATCCGTGTCGCGGACGGCGACCTCTCGGCGGGCACGCTCGTCGCCTTCCTCTCCACGGCGCTCGCGCTGCGCTGGCCCGTCGAGTCGATCGGCTTCCTCCTCGCGATGTGCCAGGAGGCGGCGGCAGCGGCGGAGCGGTACTTCGAGGTCATGGACGAGCGGCCCGAGGAGGACGTGCCCGCTCCGGCCGCCGCGGCGCGCGCGGAGGTACGGGCAGGGGCACGGGGCGCGGCGGACGGGCTGCGCTTCCACGGGGTCGGCTTCCGCTTCCCCGACGCCGCGCCGGACGCGCCCCCGCTGCTCGACGGCGTGGACCTGCACGTACGGCCGGGCGAGACCGTCGCGCTCGTGGGCGCCACGGGCTGCGGCAAGACGACACTGACCCACCTCGTACCGCGCCTCTACGAGCTGAGCGAGGGCCGGATCACGCTCGACGGCGAGGACATCACGGCGATGCCGCGCGAGCGGCTGCGCTCCCTCGTCGCCGTCGCCTTCGAGGAGCCGACGCTCTTCTCGGCGTCGATCGCGGAGAACGTGCTGATGGGCGCGGGCCCCGACGCGGGCACGAAGGACCTCGCGCGGGCGCTCGACGTGGCGCAGGCCGGTTTCGTGAAGGACCTGCCGCACGCGGAGAGCACCGAGGTGGGCGAGCAGGGGCTGAGCCTGTCGGGCGGGCAGCGGCAGCGGCTCGCACTCGCCCGCGCGGTGGTGGGCTCGCCGCCCTTCCTCGTGCTCGACGACCCGCTCTCGGCGCTCGACGTCGCCACCGAGGCGGCCGTCGAGGCGGCGCTGCGCCGCGTCCTGGAGGGGACGACGGCGCTGGTCGTGGCGCACCGGCCGTCGACGGTGCAGCTCGCCGACCGGGTCGCGCTCCTCTCCGACGGCCGGATCACGGCCGTCGGCACCCATCATCAACTGCTGCGCGAGAACGCCGAGTACGCCTGGCTCATGTCGGGCGCGGAACGGGCCCTGGAGGGACAGGCATGA
- a CDS encoding ABC transporter ATP-binding protein → MTTGADRRHPDGAGDGPGDAQAGRTGTEALLTSPPTPLPPLPADATPAEAAPADGTLAEAAPADATLADGALTDGALTDATPAGGAPAKGTPAGATPPPDPFDQDDLPVAKGATRALLGALLRPHRGRVALTVLFLLLQQAAMQAGPLLVAYAIDQGVPAVRREDYGPLVALGTAYALCALGSGVFQFVYTKLSGRVSQDVLLDLRGRIFRHAQVLSVDFHERYTSGRLISRSTTDVESLRELLDEGLQELINTLLSFLSISVVLLVLDGWTGALAVLSFVPLYLLVRLYQRRAGRVFARRSTAIASVIVKFGETMNGIRPVRAFRREAVNDAEFDALNRKHERSNGDSLIEMARYVVGSRLVANTTIAAIVLWDAYRVADGTLALGTLAAAALYLRRLYDPIDRLGQFLNAYQSAAASLEKVAGLLAQEPGVPEPAVPRELPPARAGLPGRQVDFEGVSFSYRTGGEVLPRFGLRLDAGKTVAVVGSTGAGKSTLAKLLARFYDPTEGRVLLDGTDLRDLPMAELRRGVVMVTQEAFLFSGTIADNIAIGRPEASRAEIEQAAKAIGAHEFIAALPEGYDTDVRKRGGRISAGQRQLVAFARALLADPAVLILDEATSSLDIPGERAVQEAMETVLHGRTAVVIAHRLSTVAIADRVLVMSKGRVIEDGAPDQLIAGTGTFAGLHRTWRESLA, encoded by the coding sequence ATGACGACGGGAGCCGATCGGCGACACCCGGACGGAGCGGGCGACGGGCCGGGCGACGCACAGGCCGGGCGTACGGGCACGGAGGCGCTGCTGACCTCGCCGCCCACGCCCCTGCCCCCGCTTCCGGCGGACGCGACCCCGGCGGAGGCCGCTCCGGCGGACGGGACTCTGGCGGAAGCCGCTCCGGCGGACGCGACCTTGGCGGACGGGGCGTTGACGGACGGGGCGTTGACGGACGCGACCCCGGCGGGCGGGGCCCCGGCGAAGGGGACCCCGGCGGGCGCGACCCCGCCGCCCGATCCCTTCGACCAGGACGACCTGCCCGTCGCCAAGGGCGCCACGCGCGCGCTCCTCGGCGCGCTGCTGCGCCCGCACCGGGGGCGGGTCGCGCTCACGGTGCTGTTCCTGCTGCTCCAGCAGGCGGCGATGCAGGCGGGCCCGCTGCTCGTCGCGTACGCGATCGACCAGGGCGTCCCCGCGGTGCGGCGCGAGGACTACGGGCCGCTCGTCGCGCTCGGCACGGCGTACGCGCTGTGCGCGCTCGGCTCGGGCGTCTTCCAGTTCGTGTACACGAAGCTGTCGGGCCGCGTGAGCCAGGACGTGCTGCTCGATCTGCGCGGGCGGATCTTCCGGCACGCGCAGGTGCTGAGCGTGGACTTCCACGAGCGGTACACCTCGGGGCGGCTCATCTCGCGTTCGACGACGGACGTCGAGTCGCTGCGCGAACTGCTCGACGAGGGCCTCCAGGAGCTGATCAACACGCTCCTCTCCTTCCTGTCGATCTCCGTCGTGCTGCTCGTGCTCGACGGCTGGACGGGCGCGCTCGCCGTGCTGTCCTTCGTCCCGCTGTACCTGCTCGTGCGGCTCTACCAGCGGCGCGCGGGGCGGGTCTTCGCGCGGCGCTCGACGGCGATCGCCTCGGTCATCGTGAAGTTCGGCGAGACGATGAACGGCATCCGCCCGGTGCGGGCCTTCCGGCGCGAGGCGGTCAACGACGCCGAGTTCGACGCGCTCAACCGGAAGCACGAGCGCAGCAACGGCGACTCGCTCATCGAGATGGCGCGGTACGTGGTCGGCTCGCGGCTCGTGGCGAACACGACGATCGCCGCGATCGTGCTGTGGGACGCCTACCGGGTCGCGGACGGGACGCTCGCGCTCGGCACGCTCGCGGCGGCGGCGCTCTACCTGCGGCGCCTGTACGACCCGATCGACCGGCTCGGCCAGTTCCTCAACGCCTACCAGTCGGCGGCGGCCTCGCTGGAGAAGGTCGCCGGGCTGCTCGCGCAGGAGCCGGGCGTGCCCGAACCCGCCGTGCCGCGCGAGCTGCCCCCGGCGCGGGCCGGACTCCCGGGCCGCCAGGTCGACTTCGAGGGCGTCTCGTTCTCGTACCGGACGGGCGGCGAGGTGCTGCCGCGCTTCGGTCTGCGCCTCGACGCCGGGAAGACGGTGGCCGTCGTCGGCTCGACGGGGGCGGGCAAGTCGACACTCGCGAAGCTCCTGGCCCGCTTCTACGACCCGACCGAGGGTCGCGTCCTGCTCGACGGCACCGACCTGCGCGACCTGCCGATGGCGGAGCTGCGGCGCGGCGTCGTCATGGTGACGCAGGAGGCGTTCCTCTTCTCCGGGACGATCGCGGACAACATCGCGATCGGCCGTCCGGAGGCGAGCCGCGCCGAGATCGAGCAGGCGGCGAAGGCGATCGGGGCGCACGAGTTCATCGCCGCGCTCCCGGAGGGCTACGACACGGACGTACGCAAACGCGGTGGGCGCATCTCGGCGGGCCAGCGCCAGTTGGTGGCCTTCGCGCGCGCCCTGCTCGCCGACCCGGCGGTCCTGATCCTGGACGAGGCGACGAGTTCGCTCGACATCCCGGGCGAACGCGCGGTGCAGGAGGCGATGGAAACGGTCCTCCACGGCCGCACGGCCGTCGTCATCGCCCACCGCCTCTCCACGGTGGCGATCGCCGACCGCGTCCTCGTCATGAGCAAGGGCCGCGTCATCGAGGACGGCGCCCCGGACCAACTGATCGCCGGCACGGGCACGTTCGCGGGCCTGCACCGGACGTGGCGGGAGAGCCTGGCCTGA
- a CDS encoding MFS transporter — translation MSVLRAESAPATPAPPPGAPRLTARLKLVLAVLLVAQFMLAVDFSILNVALPAIGEGLGFSLANLQWIATAFALCAAGFTLFFGRIGDLIGRKRIFVGSIALLGTASLVGGLATSPGVLLAARVAQGLATAAATPAGLSLLTTSFPEGPLRQKALGINGALMSAGFTTGAILGGVLTDLLSWRWAFFVNVPVAVAVLVIAPTVIKESRPPVRPRLDLPGALAVTLGLLGLVYGLTQAGEYGWTGGRALTGLLGGAALLAVFALVERKAREPLVPPRVLRRRGVALGNVLGLLAFVTETSLVYLLTLYLQKTLGFSPLAAGVSFGVLGLGTVAGGLLAPRAIARTSTRAVLLAGGLVQTVFTAALLFLGLLGTGAGAALGLLLPATFFGGVGNMLVIVGFMVTATSGLPDEEQGLATGLASMSQQIGITMGTPLMSAVVTASTTGAATAAAVRHGVTTALAVNAALVLLGVLVAALLPRERPA, via the coding sequence ATGTCCGTACTCCGCGCCGAGTCCGCGCCCGCGACTCCCGCGCCACCGCCCGGGGCCCCGCGCCTCACCGCCCGCCTCAAGCTCGTGCTCGCCGTCCTGCTCGTCGCCCAGTTCATGCTGGCCGTCGACTTCTCGATCCTGAACGTGGCGCTGCCCGCGATCGGCGAGGGGCTCGGCTTCTCGCTCGCGAACCTCCAGTGGATCGCGACGGCCTTCGCGCTGTGCGCCGCCGGGTTCACGCTCTTCTTCGGACGGATCGGCGACCTGATCGGCCGGAAGCGGATCTTCGTCGGCAGCATCGCGCTGCTCGGCACGGCCTCGCTCGTCGGCGGTCTCGCCACCAGCCCGGGAGTGCTGCTCGCCGCCCGCGTCGCGCAGGGCCTCGCGACGGCGGCGGCGACCCCGGCGGGCCTCTCGCTCCTCACGACGTCCTTCCCGGAGGGCCCGCTGCGGCAGAAGGCGCTCGGCATCAACGGCGCGCTCATGTCGGCCGGTTTCACGACGGGCGCGATCCTCGGCGGCGTCCTCACGGACCTGCTCTCGTGGCGCTGGGCCTTCTTCGTCAACGTGCCCGTCGCCGTCGCCGTCCTCGTGATCGCGCCGACCGTCATCAAGGAGTCGCGGCCCCCGGTGCGCCCGCGCCTCGACCTGCCCGGCGCGCTCGCCGTCACGCTCGGCCTGCTCGGCCTCGTCTACGGGCTCACGCAGGCCGGCGAGTACGGGTGGACCGGCGGCCGGGCGCTGACCGGGCTGCTCGGCGGGGCCGCCCTGCTCGCCGTCTTCGCGCTGGTCGAACGGAAGGCGCGCGAACCGCTCGTCCCACCGCGGGTCCTGCGCCGCCGGGGCGTCGCGCTCGGCAACGTCCTCGGCCTGCTCGCCTTCGTCACCGAGACCTCCCTCGTCTACCTCCTGACGCTCTACCTCCAGAAGACCCTGGGCTTCTCGCCGCTCGCGGCGGGCGTCTCGTTCGGTGTGCTCGGACTCGGCACCGTCGCGGGCGGCCTCCTCGCCCCGAGGGCCATCGCCCGCACGTCCACACGGGCCGTGCTCCTCGCGGGCGGCCTCGTCCAGACCGTCTTCACGGCCGCGCTCCTCTTCCTCGGCCTCCTCGGTACGGGCGCGGGCGCGGCGCTCGGCCTGCTGCTCCCCGCGACGTTCTTCGGCGGTGTCGGCAACATGCTCGTGATCGTCGGCTTCATGGTCACGGCGACGAGCGGACTCCCCGACGAGGAACAGGGTCTCGCCACGGGCCTCGCCTCGATGTCCCAGCAGATCGGCATCACGATGGGCACGCCCCTCATGTCGGCGGTCGTCACGGCGAGCACGACGGGCGCCGCCACCGCCGCGGCCGTCCGCCACGGCGTCACCACGGCGCTCGCGGTCAACGCGGCCCTCGTCCTGCTGGGCGTCCTCGTCGCCGCACTGCTCCCGCGCGAACGCCCCGCCTGA
- a CDS encoding TetR/AcrR family transcriptional regulator, with protein MTDAAAPPPPGTPPPGTVRPGGRTARVREAVLRASGDALAERGFEALDLADVARRAEVGRTTVYRRWGTPAALAADLLADMAEQSLPRADTGTVEGDLLANARLVVRTLTDPRQGRLFRALVAASLCDPETAAALHRFYEVRVAEWAGCVTDAVARGELPPGTDAHAVVAAVSAPLYYAFLNLGAPLTDHHARRAAHAAATAARAGVWSGGTEDG; from the coding sequence ATGACCGACGCAGCCGCTCCGCCCCCGCCCGGCACCCCGCCCCCCGGCACCGTCCGCCCCGGCGGTCGCACCGCCCGCGTACGGGAGGCCGTCCTGCGCGCGAGCGGCGACGCGCTCGCCGAGCGGGGCTTCGAGGCCCTGGACCTCGCCGACGTCGCCCGCCGCGCCGAGGTGGGCAGGACGACGGTCTACCGGCGCTGGGGCACCCCGGCCGCGCTCGCCGCCGACCTGCTCGCCGACATGGCGGAGCAGTCCCTGCCGCGCGCGGACACCGGCACCGTCGAGGGCGACCTCCTCGCCAACGCGCGCCTCGTCGTCAGGACCCTCACGGACCCGCGCCAGGGCCGCCTCTTCCGCGCCCTCGTCGCCGCCTCGCTCTGCGACCCGGAGACGGCAGCGGCACTGCACCGCTTCTACGAGGTGCGGGTCGCGGAGTGGGCCGGGTGCGTCACGGACGCCGTGGCACGCGGTGAACTCCCGCCCGGCACGGACGCGCACGCGGTCGTCGCCGCCGTATCGGCCCCGCTGTACTACGCCTTCCTCAACCTCGGCGCCCCGCTCACGGACCACCACGCCCGCCGCGCGGCCCACGCGGCGGCGACGGCGGCACGGGCGGGGGTGTGGAGCGGGGGTACGGAGGACGGCTGA